A single genomic interval of Nerophis ophidion isolate RoL-2023_Sa linkage group LG11, RoL_Noph_v1.0, whole genome shotgun sequence harbors:
- the rpl18 gene encoding 60S ribosomal protein L18 — protein MGVDIRHNKDRKVHRKEPKSQDIYLRLLVKLYRFLARRSNASFNKVVLKRLFMSRSNRPPISISRLIRKMRLPGRENRIAVVVGTVTDDVRIQVVPKLKICALRVTDGVRRRILKAGGEVMTFDQLALTTPKGHGTVILSGPRKGREVYRHFGKAPGTPHSHTKPYVRSKGRKFERARGRRSSRGYKN, from the exons ATG GGAGTTGACATCAGACATAACAAGGACCGCAAGGTGCACAGGAAAGAGCCCAAGAGCCAGGATATCTACTTGAGGCTCCTGGTTAAG CTCTACAGGTTCCTGGCCCGCCGCTCCAATGCCTCCTTCAACAAGGTTGTCCTGAAGAGGCTCTTCATGAGCAGGAGCAACAGGCCCCCCATCTCCATTTCCCGCCTG ATCCGTAAGATGAGGCTGCCCGGCCGTGAGAACAGAATTGCTGTTGTCGTGGGAACTGTCACTGATGACGTCAGGATCCAGGTTGTCCCCAAGCTCAAG ATCTGCGCTCTGAGGGTCACTGATGGCGTTCGCCGCAGGATCTTAAAGGCCGGAGGCGAGGTGATGACCTTTGACCAGCTGGCTTTGACTACACCTAAAGGCCATGGCACCGTGATTCTGTCTG GTCCTCGCAAAGGCAGAGAGGTCTACAGGCACTTTGGAAAAGCTCCTGGAACTCCTCACAGCCACACCAA GCCCTACGTGCGCTCCAAGGGCAGGAAGTTTGAGAGAGCTCGTGGTCGCCGATCCAGCCGTGGCTACAAGAACTAG